A window of the Haloquadratum walsbyi C23 genome harbors these coding sequences:
- a CDS encoding DUF262 domain-containing protein codes for MRAEFRKIRDLFTKGGTKFEVPDYQRGFEWERSQFEDLWFDIQRLEDTEDIHYLGNIILLKQDSESYEIVDGQQRMVTISIFMMAIRDILCQDNQDDRRIEDIINAYPSDQTDPVRRIRLNDDEADEHFENLWLGNSENIDGSIQTAYDYFLDRLNDVEQEKIESSLVPKIIKSLRIVETRSDTTSLAYMIFQSQNERGKDVSPAILAKARIFGAADREESRERQQKITGHWKKIYRRLNSELGGTRFHENTRVRRVLSHILINSESSTPAQISKSAFYRTFDEVVQQKNDVLKFVKDIDNQVDTYLQIASNDLDVEARDFSDDAKKSLQYLNSAATQGEILSLSIITNTDDNRQREEFLRLASVIGMRMQLGGESSSDILDAIHAVASDVRESDDIRSTLRRSVRNRTPEDSEIIEYLKANSLTLDGSWRFRTLLILQSIENGRRTGTSLELGSLDIEHIAPRRTFAKSEYAEWRIGLDMEEFEENGKRDCLGNLTLLHKNDHSAIDESSFSRKSRAYRNSDIKIAQEIADIDTWNHEKIDERSERLAKELVNRWSI; via the coding sequence ATGCGAGCTGAATTCCGAAAAATCAGGGATTTATTTACTAAGGGCGGTACTAAATTTGAAGTTCCTGACTATCAACGGGGTTTTGAATGGGAGCGAAGTCAATTTGAAGATCTTTGGTTCGATATTCAGAGACTTGAAGATACAGAAGACATTCACTATCTTGGTAATATTATACTGCTAAAACAAGACAGCGAATCATACGAGATTGTTGATGGACAGCAAAGAATGGTCACGATATCGATTTTTATGATGGCTATTAGGGATATTTTGTGCCAAGATAACCAAGATGATCGGAGGATAGAAGATATAATCAATGCTTATCCCTCCGACCAGACCGACCCAGTCAGACGGATTCGTCTTAATGATGACGAAGCAGATGAACACTTTGAGAATCTCTGGTTGGGAAATAGTGAGAACATAGATGGATCTATCCAAACAGCATATGATTACTTTTTAGATCGATTAAATGATGTTGAACAGGAGAAAATCGAATCGTCGTTAGTGCCGAAGATTATCAAAAGTTTAAGAATAGTTGAGACTCGCTCAGATACAACAAGTTTAGCGTATATGATATTTCAAAGTCAGAATGAACGTGGTAAAGACGTTTCACCGGCAATTCTGGCAAAGGCACGGATTTTCGGAGCCGCTGACCGTGAGGAAAGCAGAGAAAGGCAACAAAAAATCACTGGACACTGGAAGAAAATATATCGGCGACTAAACTCAGAACTTGGCGGGACACGGTTTCATGAAAATACACGTGTGCGGCGGGTACTCAGTCATATATTAATTAATTCTGAAAGCTCGACACCAGCTCAAATTAGCAAATCCGCTTTTTATCGAACTTTTGATGAAGTAGTTCAGCAAAAAAATGACGTACTTAAGTTTGTCAAGGACATTGATAATCAAGTTGATACATATTTACAGATTGCAAGCAATGACCTGGATGTTGAGGCACGGGATTTTTCTGATGATGCCAAAAAGAGTCTTCAATACCTGAATTCAGCTGCCACCCAAGGAGAGATATTATCACTTTCAATAATAACCAATACCGATGATAACAGACAAAGGGAGGAATTTCTAAGACTGGCTTCAGTTATTGGCATGCGGATGCAGCTTGGAGGAGAGAGTTCCAGCGACATACTCGATGCGATTCATGCGGTTGCCAGCGATGTACGGGAATCTGATGACATTCGATCTACTCTTCGACGGTCAGTGAGAAATAGAACGCCTGAAGATAGCGAAATAATCGAATATCTAAAAGCAAACTCATTGACTTTAGATGGATCATGGCGATTCCGGACACTGCTGATTCTTCAGAGCATAGAGAATGGAAGGCGAACTGGAACAAGTCTTGAATTGGGTTCTCTTGATATCGAACACATTGCTCCTCGTCGAACGTTCGCAAAGTCAGAGTATGCTGAGTGGAGAATAGGTCTTGATATGGAAGAATTTGAAGAGAATGGCAAACGCGATTGTCTCGGCAATCTGACTTTGTTACATAAAAATGACCATTCTGCTATTGACGAAAGTTCCTTTTCCCGAAAAAGTCGAGCATATAGGAATTCGGATATCAAGATTGCACAGGAAATCGCCGATATCGATACTTGGAACCACGAAAAAATAGATGAAAGAAGTGAACGATTAGCCAAAGAATTGGTCAATCGATGGAGTATATGA
- a CDS encoding M48 family metallopeptidase, with protein sequence MSEVQLREIELLGKSVEYEIRRSAEASEPRIDVDIHGVTVVVPHSIDTLPTELLKENASWVLEKQRMYQAYRDEAPKRTFEAGEEFPYLGETHELVIESRQSHTVSATDQYQTIRLRQSAVKQSSVKRALENFYRNQARQHFADRAEQYASQMGVEYTQIEIRNQRTRWGSCSPSGTLGLNWRLMMASPDVIDYIVVHELAHLREPNHTQAFWDLVSEYHPEYVEHAEWLKENSARLIFSKADL encoded by the coding sequence ATGAGTGAGGTCCAACTCCGCGAGATTGAGTTGCTGGGAAAGAGCGTTGAATACGAGATACGGCGGAGTGCAGAGGCATCAGAGCCACGGATTGATGTTGACATTCACGGGGTGACGGTCGTTGTGCCTCACTCAATAGATACTCTTCCGACAGAACTACTGAAGGAGAACGCTTCGTGGGTGCTGGAAAAACAACGAATGTACCAAGCATATCGAGATGAAGCCCCTAAACGGACATTTGAAGCTGGTGAAGAATTTCCATATCTTGGGGAAACGCACGAGTTGGTAATTGAATCTCGACAGTCCCACACTGTGTCCGCTACGGACCAATACCAGACGATTCGATTACGACAGAGCGCAGTAAAGCAGTCATCGGTCAAACGAGCATTGGAGAATTTCTATCGGAATCAGGCACGCCAACACTTTGCCGACCGTGCCGAGCAGTATGCTTCTCAAATGGGAGTTGAGTACACGCAAATCGAAATTCGGAATCAACGAACAAGATGGGGAAGTTGCTCTCCGTCCGGCACACTTGGTCTCAATTGGCGGTTGATGATGGCTTCACCTGATGTGATTGACTATATTGTGGTCCACGAATTAGCGCATCTCCGTGAACCGAATCATACACAGGCGTTCTGGGATCTTGTTTCAGAGTATCATCCCGAGTATGTGGAACACGCGGAATGGCTCAAAGAAAACAGCGCACGGCTCATCTTCTCGAAAGCCGATCTATGA
- a CDS encoding type I restriction endonuclease subunit R, which produces MVSVPNEGGIERSLLSWLDAVGWEAHGQDGSRGATVLDTEYERRSNEVIYWDLLAEQLVAINDCLTEENVEKFISSLKRDLDVENLMDGNESFHELLTKGKTFSVKQNGSASRTVYVDLIDYENPENNRFHALNQFSVSRETTIRPDVNLFVNGIPLVTMELKSVAQDNDWYNAVSDLQAYEEDLPRLFVPTLFNVAADTREFRYGAVGASKEFYEPWNDAPEEFVDDHDPKQAIQALCNPQTLLDILKNFVFYERRAGGNAKIIPRHMQYYAVNEMLGRVDRDKHDRGLIWHTQGSGKSFTMLYAAENLLDRDVARNPQVFIIVDTDKLNSQMRDQLTNLSLEAWKEAESIEHLQELIKQGQSELVLTTVQKFQDVDPDVQGNDEVVVMSDEAHRFMEADLGSRLDAALPDCTHFGFTGTPVREGEREKDKNTFDEFSPEDENYLHRYSVKEGIDDELILPVYFTLRHEMKWQIDESGLDEEFEEQFRGLSTDEKRAVIREKVTSRMLAEIEPRVQKAVEVIDQHYDDSVAPNGWKGMVVTSSRQSAAMYGERLIELRSEEEVEVLYTSTKDDSDLIQQFHTDSEERDSIVNEFKDEDNPKLLVVHNMLLTGFDAPVLKTIYLDRNLKNHNLMQAIARTNRPADGKENGEIVDFQGVFENIDDALDYDTKTQANAARDKDELFDDLVDQLEFVMEIFDGIPKTDSSEATTEAVERVLTHPTRREFKRGFRQLQDLYEAVAPDGRLVQEDIDRRYKWLSRIHVAFKRTTSGENNPEEDMREKTRKIVSENVAIEQVKSDFPTYKLGEEYLEEEDEPENPSVKASQIAHATQEHLQPRENQNPRYKRLSERVTDIVAQWQGSEIDDPEAVEALKTVEEEILEIEEEAEEQGMNDAEFAIYTHLTEETSEVIQSEEQAESVAEDIVKQFYERVDYGFDGWKTNQQTISEIERILLDVLVVEYDLGSLIAGNDEFVDTIREYLIQNHEMTAEQYE; this is translated from the coding sequence ATGGTTAGCGTCCCCAACGAAGGCGGCATCGAACGCTCGCTTCTCTCGTGGCTTGACGCCGTCGGTTGGGAAGCACACGGACAGGACGGAAGCCGAGGAGCGACCGTACTTGATACAGAATACGAACGCCGAAGCAATGAAGTAATTTACTGGGACCTACTGGCTGAACAGCTCGTCGCAATCAACGACTGCCTAACAGAAGAGAACGTCGAGAAATTCATCTCCTCACTCAAGCGTGATCTTGACGTTGAGAACCTGATGGATGGGAACGAATCCTTCCACGAGTTACTGACCAAAGGCAAGACATTCTCAGTCAAGCAGAACGGAAGTGCCAGCCGGACGGTCTACGTCGATCTGATTGATTATGAGAACCCAGAGAACAATCGCTTCCATGCTCTGAATCAGTTTTCTGTCTCTCGTGAAACGACGATCCGTCCCGACGTGAACCTGTTTGTCAACGGGATCCCGCTGGTGACGATGGAACTCAAAAGCGTTGCACAGGATAACGATTGGTACAACGCCGTCAGTGACCTACAGGCATACGAAGAGGACCTCCCTCGATTATTCGTGCCGACGCTATTCAATGTCGCAGCGGATACACGAGAGTTCAGATACGGTGCAGTTGGAGCGTCGAAAGAGTTCTATGAGCCGTGGAATGATGCCCCAGAAGAGTTTGTAGACGATCACGACCCCAAACAGGCGATACAGGCACTTTGCAACCCACAAACGCTCCTTGATATTCTCAAGAACTTCGTATTCTACGAACGACGAGCGGGTGGAAACGCCAAGATTATTCCACGGCATATGCAGTACTACGCAGTCAATGAGATGTTGGGACGGGTTGATCGCGACAAACACGACCGGGGACTTATTTGGCACACACAAGGGTCAGGCAAGTCGTTCACGATGTTGTATGCGGCGGAGAACCTGTTAGATCGAGACGTTGCCCGTAATCCACAGGTTTTCATCATTGTCGATACAGACAAGCTGAATAGCCAGATGCGGGATCAGTTGACGAACCTCTCCTTAGAGGCGTGGAAAGAAGCTGAGAGTATCGAACATTTACAGGAACTCATCAAGCAAGGACAGAGCGAACTCGTTCTGACCACTGTTCAAAAATTCCAAGACGTGGATCCCGACGTACAGGGCAACGACGAAGTTGTGGTAATGTCTGATGAGGCTCACCGATTTATGGAGGCTGACCTCGGGAGTCGATTGGATGCCGCTTTACCTGATTGTACTCACTTTGGCTTCACTGGCACACCCGTTCGAGAAGGAGAGCGAGAGAAAGATAAAAACACCTTTGATGAGTTCTCCCCAGAGGATGAAAACTATCTTCATCGCTATTCAGTGAAAGAAGGCATAGATGATGAATTAATTCTTCCTGTGTACTTCACGCTCCGCCACGAAATGAAATGGCAGATAGATGAGTCAGGACTTGACGAGGAGTTTGAAGAGCAGTTCCGCGGACTGAGTACGGACGAGAAGCGGGCGGTTATTCGTGAGAAGGTAACGTCGAGAATGTTGGCTGAGATTGAGCCACGGGTACAGAAAGCGGTTGAAGTGATTGACCAGCACTATGACGACTCCGTTGCTCCAAACGGCTGGAAGGGAATGGTCGTTACTTCCAGTCGTCAGTCGGCAGCGATGTATGGTGAACGACTCATAGAGCTTCGGAGTGAGGAGGAGGTTGAAGTTCTCTATACCTCGACAAAAGACGACTCCGACCTCATCCAGCAATTCCATACCGATTCAGAGGAGCGCGATTCGATAGTCAATGAGTTCAAGGATGAAGATAATCCGAAGTTGCTGGTCGTTCATAACATGCTCTTGACCGGATTTGATGCTCCAGTCTTGAAGACGATCTACCTCGACCGTAATTTGAAGAATCACAACCTGATGCAGGCAATTGCCCGAACAAATCGACCAGCAGACGGGAAAGAGAATGGCGAGATTGTCGATTTCCAAGGCGTCTTTGAGAACATTGACGACGCTCTCGATTACGATACGAAGACACAGGCAAACGCCGCTCGTGACAAAGACGAGCTGTTTGATGATCTCGTTGACCAGTTGGAGTTCGTAATGGAGATATTTGATGGGATTCCAAAGACCGACTCCAGTGAGGCAACGACTGAGGCAGTGGAGCGAGTGCTGACACATCCAACTCGACGTGAATTCAAACGAGGGTTCCGTCAATTACAGGATCTCTATGAGGCAGTCGCACCTGATGGTCGGTTAGTTCAAGAAGATATTGATAGGCGATATAAATGGCTGAGTCGGATTCATGTTGCGTTCAAGCGGACGACCAGTGGCGAGAATAACCCTGAAGAAGATATGCGGGAGAAGACCCGAAAGATAGTGAGTGAAAACGTCGCAATAGAACAGGTGAAAAGTGACTTTCCAACATACAAGCTCGGAGAAGAGTATCTGGAAGAAGAAGACGAACCAGAGAATCCGTCAGTGAAGGCATCACAGATTGCTCATGCCACACAGGAACATCTTCAGCCGCGTGAAAACCAGAATCCACGTTACAAGCGACTCAGTGAACGGGTGACAGACATCGTTGCACAGTGGCAAGGAAGCGAAATTGACGATCCTGAGGCAGTTGAAGCGCTAAAAACGGTTGAGGAAGAAATTCTTGAAATCGAGGAAGAGGCAGAAGAGCAGGGGATGAATGACGCTGAATTCGCCATTTATACCCATCTCACGGAGGAAACCAGCGAGGTGATTCAGTCAGAAGAGCAGGCGGAATCCGTTGCCGAAGATATTGTTAAGCAGTTCTATGAGCGAGTTGACTATGGGTTCGATGGCTGGAAAACAAATCAACAGACAATTTCCGAGATCGAACGAATCCTGTTAGATGTGCTTGTTGTTGAATATGATCTCGGAAGTCTCATCGCAGGAAATGACGAGTTCGTTGATACAATACGGGAGTATCTCATCCAAAATCACGAGATGACAGCTGAGCAGTATGAGTGA
- a CDS encoding restriction endonuclease subunit S, giving the protein MSEQTKLNDIANQETGVNFRSPSVLTRAEQLPSGWDVAGANSITKIKTGHTPSTDTDEYWNGNIPWIAIHDLSGLDTVEIDETEDNITEEGLANSGAKLIPEGALALCRTGSIGESAILNREMATDQSTVTFECYPDLSNPYFLMYIFQWCQPELERLGIGSTHPSIQLDFFPDLQFLTPPLSEQRKIATVLYTVDQAIEKTQKAINSLSNIKLGVKQDIFATGLSNEQDTKETRIGEVSSSWEIRSASEVCDEITVGIVSGATEHYVNSDDGVPFVRSKNVREHGIDDSSLRYISKRFNEQNSKSILNEGDVLTVRTGVNLGESCVVNEEYAGGNCFSLIISRPGNKILSKYLQYYINSKKAIGFIDAWKAGGGQNNFNIGSMRRLPIPIPPIEIQEKVVEILDNVNEEIEKEQEIAERLSRIKRGLMQDLSSGKVRTTDTNIEVPDEIAQHG; this is encoded by the coding sequence ATGAGTGAACAAACGAAGCTCAACGATATTGCTAATCAGGAGACAGGAGTCAACTTTCGTAGTCCAAGCGTACTGACAAGGGCAGAACAACTTCCATCTGGATGGGATGTAGCAGGTGCTAATAGTATTACTAAGATAAAAACAGGACATACTCCTTCGACGGATACAGACGAGTACTGGAATGGTAATATTCCGTGGATAGCCATACACGACCTTTCAGGACTTGATACTGTAGAGATAGACGAAACTGAGGATAACATAACTGAAGAGGGTTTAGCCAACTCTGGAGCTAAGCTGATACCAGAAGGGGCTTTAGCGTTATGCCGAACGGGTTCAATAGGTGAATCAGCTATTCTTAATCGAGAGATGGCGACCGACCAAAGTACTGTTACTTTTGAGTGTTATCCAGACCTGTCTAATCCATATTTTCTTATGTATATTTTCCAGTGGTGTCAGCCAGAATTGGAACGGCTGGGGATTGGGAGTACTCATCCATCAATCCAGTTGGACTTTTTCCCAGATTTACAGTTTCTTACTCCCCCTCTGTCGGAACAGCGGAAAATCGCCACCGTACTCTACACGGTTGACCAGGCGATCGAGAAAACTCAAAAAGCCATTAATTCTTTATCAAATATAAAGCTTGGGGTGAAACAAGACATATTTGCTACCGGGCTATCAAATGAACAGGATACAAAAGAAACGCGAATTGGTGAAGTGTCAAGTAGTTGGGAAATTAGATCTGCCTCTGAAGTCTGTGACGAGATTACCGTTGGTATTGTTTCAGGAGCCACAGAACATTATGTTAATTCGGATGACGGGGTGCCATTTGTTCGCTCAAAGAATGTTCGTGAACACGGCATTGACGACTCTTCCCTCAGATATATCTCAAAAAGATTCAATGAGCAGAATTCGAAATCTATTCTTAACGAAGGGGATGTTCTTACCGTTCGCACAGGTGTGAATCTTGGAGAAAGTTGTGTAGTTAATGAAGAATATGCCGGGGGCAATTGCTTCTCATTGATAATATCTCGCCCGGGTAATAAAATACTTTCAAAATATTTACAATACTATATAAACTCAAAAAAGGCGATTGGCTTTATTGACGCCTGGAAAGCAGGGGGTGGGCAAAATAACTTCAATATTGGCTCAATGAGAAGACTACCAATTCCGATTCCACCAATAGAAATCCAGGAGAAAGTTGTCGAAATTCTCGACAATGTAAATGAGGAGATTGAGAAAGAACAAGAAATTGCGGAGCGATTAAGTCGAATAAAACGGGGACTCATGCAAGACCTCTCCTCGGGGAAAGTCAGAACAACCGACACTAACATAGAGGTGCCCGACGAAATCGCCCAACATGGTTAG
- a CDS encoding restriction endonuclease subunit S, which translates to MSEDATLDEFSEFSESKASNESSLAKRWDMNQADEIMEITRGASPRPKGDPELFGGDIPWIKIGDVDVKSQKYTGETEDTVTEKGAEKSKLVDSGTLLVSNSGTCGYPMFAGTRSCVHDGWLILRDYENDLNPHYLYEYISWQQNYLKSLAPGSTQINLNTSRFGVLEIAIPPLSEQRKIATVLHTVDQAIQKTEEIINQTKRVKCGLLDDLFLDGYYNHESYENIRIGAFIYSKPAEWEIETIVSSKEGENGLRRGPFGGMLKKEIFVDSGYKVYQQQNVIYDEFDYGDYYITKEKYRDMERFSVEEDDLLISCSGTLGKVAKVPSEYEQGVINQALLKFSVNDDLFNVNYMKYFLESKVGQRQLVLSSRGSAMKNMAPMEFVRSSKVFRPSKKEQNKIAESLSAMDDKISSEKNKKDRLQRLKRALMQDLLSGEVRTTDVNIDVPQEVAQHG; encoded by the coding sequence ATGAGTGAAGATGCGACGTTGGATGAGTTTTCTGAATTTAGTGAGTCAAAAGCCTCGAATGAGTCTTCTTTGGCTAAAAGGTGGGATATGAATCAAGCTGATGAAATTATGGAAATCACTCGGGGAGCGTCACCACGTCCGAAGGGCGACCCTGAGTTGTTTGGGGGAGACATCCCGTGGATAAAAATTGGGGACGTGGATGTGAAGAGCCAGAAATACACGGGAGAAACAGAGGATACTGTTACTGAAAAGGGTGCTGAGAAGAGCAAATTAGTTGATTCAGGGACGCTTTTAGTCAGCAATAGTGGGACTTGTGGCTATCCGATGTTCGCTGGGACAAGATCTTGTGTTCACGACGGTTGGCTCATTTTACGAGACTATGAGAATGATTTGAACCCACATTATCTGTATGAGTACATCAGCTGGCAACAAAATTACTTGAAATCTCTTGCACCTGGAAGTACTCAAATAAACTTGAATACATCTCGGTTTGGAGTGTTAGAGATTGCTATCCCTCCACTCTCAGAACAGCGCAAAATCGCCACCGTCCTCCACACCGTTGACCAAGCGATTCAGAAGACTGAAGAAATCATCAATCAAACAAAAAGAGTGAAGTGCGGTCTGTTGGATGACTTGTTCCTCGATGGGTATTACAATCACGAGAGCTATGAAAATATTAGGATTGGTGCTTTCATATATTCAAAGCCAGCAGAATGGGAAATTGAGACGATAGTATCCTCTAAAGAGGGGGAAAACGGGCTCAGAAGAGGACCGTTTGGTGGAATGTTAAAAAAGGAAATTTTCGTTGATTCAGGATACAAAGTATATCAGCAACAGAATGTAATATATGATGAATTTGATTATGGGGATTACTATATTACAAAAGAAAAATACCGTGATATGGAGCGATTTAGTGTTGAGGAAGACGACCTGCTGATAAGTTGCTCTGGTACATTAGGGAAGGTTGCAAAAGTGCCTTCAGAGTATGAACAGGGTGTAATAAATCAGGCGCTGCTCAAGTTTTCAGTCAACGACGATTTATTCAATGTAAATTATATGAAATACTTTTTAGAGTCAAAAGTCGGACAAAGGCAACTTGTTCTGAGTTCAAGAGGCTCAGCGATGAAGAACATGGCTCCCATGGAGTTTGTGAGATCATCCAAAGTATTTAGACCAAGCAAAAAAGAACAGAATAAAATAGCTGAATCGTTGTCAGCCATGGATGATAAAATTAGTTCTGAGAAAAATAAAAAAGATCGACTCCAACGTCTCAAACGGGCACTTATGCAAGACCTCCTCTCAGGCGAAGTCCGAACGACCGACGTGAATATAGATGTTCCACAGGAAGTCGCACAGCATGGTTAA
- a CDS encoding type I restriction-modification system subunit M has translation MSVSLDEIDSHLFKCADIIRDAVDSTDYKEYILPLVYYKAISDEFDKQYQENLEEYGEEFARRENLYDIPVIPDGYMWEDVRAVSDNVDEALNESFDALVEVNPELRGVFRADYIDADALGDDRLGRLVEHLSKYDLDTDSVPPDMLGEAYMDLVRHFAEEEGKSGGQFFTPPQIVNLCVRLVDEFEDGHDFHDPTVGSGGMLIEAARYYREEQNGEPKKLKFTGQEINPDIAAIAKMNLSIHGLNGEIEREDSLADPQFTDESDNSVARFNRVLANFPFSADWAKDELQDDPYDRFDWHKKLPRADRGDYAFIMHIAKQLKRPDQDGEAGKASIVIPHGVLFRKHEQRYRKPMLENDMLEAIVGLPENLFQNNSIPSAVLVLNTDKPTDREGEVQFIHAADEDFYDELSNQNQLTEEGLDHIVGNFRDWTTEERVSRTVRMDEIRENDYNLNIALYVDTTEPEEDIDVEDELAKLRELQAERNDIEAQMTQHMEALNYE, from the coding sequence ATGTCTGTATCTCTTGATGAAATCGACTCGCACCTGTTCAAGTGTGCTGATATTATCCGCGATGCAGTTGACTCGACTGATTATAAAGAGTACATTCTTCCGCTTGTCTATTACAAAGCTATCTCCGATGAGTTTGATAAGCAGTATCAGGAGAATCTTGAAGAGTATGGTGAGGAGTTCGCTCGTCGTGAGAATCTCTACGATATTCCTGTTATACCAGATGGGTACATGTGGGAGGACGTTCGAGCGGTCAGTGATAACGTGGACGAGGCACTCAACGAGAGTTTCGACGCACTCGTTGAGGTAAACCCTGAATTAAGAGGCGTCTTCCGAGCTGATTACATCGACGCAGACGCTCTCGGTGATGATCGACTTGGACGGCTCGTTGAACACCTCTCGAAATACGACTTAGATACAGACAGCGTCCCGCCAGATATGCTCGGTGAGGCGTATATGGACTTGGTTCGCCACTTCGCAGAGGAGGAGGGCAAGTCTGGTGGGCAGTTCTTTACCCCGCCACAAATTGTCAACCTGTGTGTTCGGCTTGTTGATGAATTTGAGGATGGACACGACTTCCACGATCCGACTGTTGGTTCCGGCGGGATGCTCATCGAGGCGGCTCGGTACTACCGTGAAGAGCAGAACGGCGAGCCGAAAAAACTGAAATTTACAGGACAAGAAATCAACCCTGATATTGCCGCCATCGCCAAAATGAATCTCTCCATTCACGGACTCAACGGAGAGATTGAACGGGAGGACTCACTCGCTGATCCGCAATTTACCGACGAATCAGATAACTCAGTTGCCCGCTTCAATCGAGTGCTCGCTAATTTCCCGTTCTCCGCAGACTGGGCGAAAGACGAACTTCAGGATGATCCATACGACCGTTTTGACTGGCATAAGAAACTTCCCCGAGCTGACCGCGGTGACTACGCCTTCATCATGCACATCGCAAAACAACTGAAAAGACCCGATCAGGACGGGGAAGCTGGGAAAGCATCTATTGTGATTCCTCATGGCGTTTTATTCAGAAAGCACGAACAGCGATACCGGAAGCCGATGTTGGAGAATGATATGTTGGAGGCGATTGTCGGACTTCCCGAGAACCTCTTTCAGAATAATTCGATTCCGTCCGCTGTCCTTGTGCTGAACACCGACAAGCCAACTGATAGAGAGGGCGAGGTGCAGTTCATTCACGCCGCTGATGAGGACTTTTATGACGAACTCTCGAACCAGAATCAGCTCACTGAGGAGGGGCTTGACCACATCGTTGGGAACTTCCGAGACTGGACGACAGAAGAACGGGTGAGTCGGACAGTCAGAATGGACGAGATCCGAGAGAACGACTACAACCTGAACATCGCTTTGTACGTCGATACGACCGAACCAGAGGAGGATATTGACGTTGAAGATGAGTTAGCAAAGTTACGGGAGTTACAGGCAGAGCGAAATGATATTGAGGCTCAGATGACCCAGCATATGGAGGCTCTGAATTATGAGTGA
- a CDS encoding tyrosine-type recombinase/integrase, with translation MTRIHGLEPLTPQEGVQMYLQSRESELSQSTIYEHTCRLNRFLEWTDLPDVELENLNDLDSRMCREYLAHRQENVAPTTLENSMRTFRLAVEEWEAINAVVSGLAKKVKVPTANKRQQARKVALHSEHATAIEKYLSKYEYASLRHALFTLMWKTGARTGGIRALDLRDFYPDEYERPVIKFKNRPQTGTPLKNNRWGEREVPVSGNVGELLSDYIEETRPSVVDDENRKPLVATKNGRPQKSTIQRNIYRITEPCYIGMECPIDKDPEKCDWTSYNHASKCPDSVSPHSVRAGFVTYMRNKGADFDTIGDRVDATTEVLKKHYDTPTEEDRRDRQMEWADKL, from the coding sequence ATGACCCGAATCCACGGACTTGAACCACTGACTCCACAAGAAGGCGTTCAAATGTACTTGCAAAGCCGGGAATCAGAACTTTCCCAATCAACTATCTACGAACACACCTGTCGCCTCAACCGTTTTCTCGAATGGACTGACCTTCCCGACGTTGAACTTGAAAACCTCAACGATCTCGACAGCAGAATGTGCCGCGAATATCTTGCCCACCGACAAGAAAACGTTGCCCCAACCACGCTTGAAAACTCAATGAGAACATTCCGGTTGGCTGTCGAAGAATGGGAAGCAATTAACGCTGTTGTAAGCGGGCTTGCAAAAAAAGTCAAAGTTCCAACAGCAAATAAACGACAACAAGCTCGAAAAGTTGCCCTTCACTCTGAACACGCAACAGCTATCGAAAAGTACCTGAGCAAATACGAGTATGCTTCGTTGCGACACGCTTTGTTTACCTTGATGTGGAAAACCGGCGCTCGCACTGGTGGTATTCGGGCACTCGATCTCAGAGACTTCTATCCTGACGAGTACGAACGACCTGTGATTAAATTCAAAAATCGTCCACAGACAGGAACACCGTTGAAAAATAACCGTTGGGGAGAACGGGAAGTGCCTGTTTCCGGGAATGTTGGTGAGCTTCTTTCTGATTATATTGAGGAAACTCGACCCAGTGTTGTTGATGATGAAAATAGAAAGCCGCTTGTTGCAACCAAAAACGGGCGACCACAAAAATCGACGATTCAAAGAAATATATATAGAATTACTGAGCCGTGTTATATTGGTATGGAGTGTCCGATAGATAAAGACCCGGAGAAATGTGATTGGACGAGTTACAATCACGCTTCAAAGTGCCCGGATTCGGTTTCACCTCATAGTGTTCGGGCGGGGTTTGTGACTTATATGCGTAATAAGGGGGCTGATTTTGATACGATTGGGGATAGGGTGGATGCAACGACGGAGGTGTTGAAGAAGCATTATGATACGCCAACTGAGGAAGACCGACGAGATCGACAAATGGAGTGGGCTGATAAGTTGTAG